taatatgcaCGTCAAAGGATGGAGacaaattttggaaaatctCCGAATGTTACGTCAGGGGGAACAGCGTTAAATATATTCGAGTTCAGGACCAGGCCATCGATCAAGCCATAGAGGAAACCAACGAACGTAAGAAagaaattaggaaaaaaaaaaaaaaaaaaaaaaaaaattcatacaaaatagctagctaCACTTTGGCTAGTCCCCATGcgcattttccatttttttttttttttccttttacagAAAAAGCGAGAAATATAGGTAGTAGAGgccgaggaggaagaggtagGGGACGCGGGTCTGGCAGGGGCACAGACAACAGGGGTGGAAGAGGAGGTCAAAtgcgaggaggaagaaggggatTTTAAAACACTCTCACATGTGTGTACTTCTCATCATGCTCACATACAGCAAGTTATATGTGTGCGCTTACTTAGCTACACCTTTTTATGCGCATTCGCGCAAACCACTGCCTTACTTAGCCTATCTTTGtgattcatttttctttttcaaaatcaCACTGCGTGTGTAAGTGTGTTGACCCCTTTTAACCCTTCGAAACtgccttttaaaattattttttctggaATTGCTACGTGTGTGCAACTATCGCACAGAGAGGGGCACTGCTCCAAGTGAGCCGTTAGGAGAGCATTACGTAGCGGTTACGAAATGACTGCGGAACGGTTAAGTCGAGCTTACGTTTCGCGTTAGCCGTAACCCCTTCCCAACTGGTCAGTCTAGTGCGAACTGTGTTAACTCCATTTGCGTTCGCAGAGGTACCCAACTGCAAGTCAATGAACAGCTAGTTATGCGCACATTTACACGTGGAAGGCAACAAATTAGTCG
The DNA window shown above is from Plasmodium vivax chromosome 9, whole genome shotgun sequence and carries:
- a CDS encoding U6 snRNA associated Sm-like protein Lsm4, putative (encoded by transcript PVX_091025A), which codes for MVFPLTLLKCSQNQPVMVELKNGETYSGFLVFCDRFMNLHMKNIICTSKDGDKFWKISECYVRGNSVKYIRVQDQAIDQAIEETNEQKARNIGSRGRGGRGRGRGSGRGTDNRGGRGGQMRGGRRGF